In Desulfuromonas sp., one DNA window encodes the following:
- a CDS encoding phosphohydrolase — translation MADSLIAEILPDTPRKYDKRLEQRLINDILELLVTHHGGGMSEAEFDHSIDSFHKAIELGRDSHADQFRKSGEPYFFHPLRVALLAARHWMGFPSVIAALLHDVVEDTPVTLSHVEEKFGSEVSLLVSGLTKAADRNLSRNVLKEKTYRKQLLVAIEDIRVLCLKFWDRVDNLQTIGALPAAKQSLIAEETRKIYVPLALHLGMGYVSTELESLSLNILYPTRAKRYNNGLKEIKSSSKVFLRKLRAEIHSALDHHKISFSLNNRWRAFTIPAARAIKRGLQAVYTLDIQVDHTMEAYMALGLIHGLYPPIPGKLRDHLSVPSLHGYQSLKSTIQAGEERVRIEITTRKLARFNDSGVLAPGFEFRKKNFAELMHALLEGETAFDAESLRLASRTIQVYTPLGDMRVLPEGSCVLDFAFDIHEKLGLHAVNARINGRTRLLKSRLMDGDQVDITRAETVMVLPKWLEWAVTPKARNSIRRYLRGKVKSI, via the coding sequence ATGGCTGATTCCCTGATCGCTGAAATACTGCCGGATACGCCCCGGAAATACGATAAGCGCCTCGAGCAACGTCTGATCAATGATATCCTGGAGTTGCTGGTCACGCACCACGGCGGTGGTATGTCTGAAGCGGAGTTCGACCACAGTATCGACAGTTTCCACAAGGCGATCGAGTTAGGTCGCGACTCCCATGCCGATCAATTCCGCAAATCGGGAGAACCATATTTTTTTCATCCATTGCGGGTAGCACTATTGGCGGCCCGGCACTGGATGGGGTTCCCGTCCGTTATTGCGGCTCTTCTTCATGATGTCGTCGAAGATACCCCGGTCACCCTGAGCCATGTAGAAGAAAAGTTTGGCAGTGAGGTGTCACTGCTTGTCAGCGGTCTGACCAAGGCTGCCGATAGAAATCTCAGCCGCAATGTACTCAAGGAAAAAACCTACCGGAAACAGTTACTGGTTGCCATTGAAGACATCCGGGTTCTCTGTCTGAAATTCTGGGACCGGGTTGACAATCTGCAGACGATCGGGGCTTTGCCGGCAGCCAAACAGTCCCTGATTGCCGAAGAGACACGTAAAATATATGTCCCCCTGGCCCTGCATCTCGGGATGGGTTACGTTTCGACCGAACTCGAATCCCTGTCACTCAATATTCTTTATCCAACCCGGGCAAAACGCTACAATAACGGGCTGAAGGAAATCAAGTCGAGTTCCAAGGTTTTTTTACGAAAGTTGCGAGCCGAGATTCATTCCGCGCTTGATCACCATAAAATTTCCTTTTCCCTCAACAACCGCTGGCGGGCTTTTACGATTCCGGCAGCACGCGCTATAAAAAGAGGATTACAGGCTGTTTACACGCTTGATATACAGGTTGATCACACGATGGAAGCGTATATGGCTCTCGGCTTGATACACGGGCTCTATCCACCGATTCCCGGCAAACTCCGTGATCACCTTTCAGTCCCCTCCCTGCATGGCTATCAGTCATTGAAATCGACAATTCAGGCGGGTGAGGAGAGGGTGCGGATCGAAATCACGACACGCAAACTGGCGCGCTTCAATGATTCGGGCGTTCTGGCCCCGGGTTTTGAGTTCAGAAAGAAAAACTTTGCCGAACTGATGCATGCCCTGCTCGAAGGTGAGACTGCTTTTGATGCCGAATCTCTTCGGCTTGCCTCCAGAACCATTCAGGTCTATACCCCCCTGGGCGATATGCGGGTACTTCCCGAAGGGAGTTGCGTTCTTGATTTTGCCTTCGATATTCACGAAAAGCTCGGTTTGCACGCTGTTAATGCCCGCATCAACGGAAGAACCAGGCTTTTGAAATCCCGACTGATGGATGGTGATCAGGTCGATATTACCCGTGCAGAAACAGTTATGGTCCTTCCGAAATGGCTTGAATGGGCAGTGACACCAAAGGCTCGCAACTCCATTCGGCGCTACCTGCGCGGCAAGGTGAAATCAATATGA
- a CDS encoding secondary thiamine-phosphate synthase enzyme — translation MKSFRKELCFDIPSRRGFVNITPEVKECLRESSIDEGFCLVNAMHITASVFINDDESGLHADFDKWLEELAPHQPLSRYQHNLTGEDNGDAHLKRSVMGREVVVAISQGCLDFGPWEQIFYGEFDGNRKKRVLVKIIGE, via the coding sequence ATGAAATCATTTCGAAAAGAACTCTGTTTTGATATTCCGTCGCGCCGGGGCTTTGTCAATATTACACCTGAGGTCAAAGAGTGCCTCCGGGAAAGCTCCATAGATGAAGGGTTTTGCCTTGTCAATGCAATGCATATCACAGCATCTGTTTTTATCAATGATGATGAAAGCGGTCTGCATGCCGATTTTGATAAATGGCTGGAAGAATTGGCTCCGCATCAGCCATTATCAAGATACCAACATAACCTGACCGGCGAAGATAATGGTGATGCCCACCTGAAAAGATCGGTAATGGGGCGTGAGGTTGTCGTTGCGATCAGTCAAGGGTGTCTCGATTTTGGCCCCTGGGAGCAGATCTTTTACGGGGAATTTGACGGGAATCGCAAAAAGAGGGTGTTGGTGAAGATTATTGGTGAATAG
- a CDS encoding membrane protein FxsA: MFVKLSILFITIPICEIFIFLQAGEIIGLWPTILTVVLTGLAGAYLARTQGFDLLQRIGKSMDAGELPANELVDGVFILSGGLLLLTPGFLTDLLGFICLAPISRIPLKQLLVGWFKRKVEKGEIVIGRY, translated from the coding sequence GTGTTTGTAAAGCTCTCTATCCTGTTTATAACCATCCCTATTTGTGAGATTTTCATCTTTCTCCAGGCGGGAGAAATCATTGGCCTGTGGCCGACGATCCTGACCGTTGTCCTGACCGGTCTCGCCGGTGCTTATCTGGCCCGGACCCAGGGTTTTGATCTGCTTCAGCGAATCGGGAAAAGCATGGATGCTGGCGAATTGCCGGCAAATGAACTTGTTGACGGAGTTTTTATCTTGTCAGGCGGGTTACTGTTATTAACGCCGGGCTTTCTGACCGACCTGTTGGGGTTCATCTGTCTTGCACCGATCAGTCGAATACCGTTGAAGCAGTTGCTGGTTGGCTGGTTTAAGAGAAAGGTTGAAAAGGGTGAGATCGTAATTGGCAGATACTAG